The Chamaesiphon minutus PCC 6605 DNA window ACCTGCCATTTTGGCTTTAGCTCGATCGATGATGCCCGTATTTCCGGTTACCATGACGATCGGTGTCTTTTTAAAGGCTGGATGTTTCCGCAACATCGAGCATAATTTGTAACCATCGATCGTTGGCATCCCTACATCTAATAAGATGATGTCTGGATTGATGCGGATAATCTTCATCAAAGCAGTACCCGAATCGACGATCGGAAATACCTTGAAGCTATCACCATCTAAAAAGCGATTGATTTCGCGTAAAATTGTCGGACTATCGTCTACACAAGCAATCTTGTAAGTAGCTTGTTCGATCAATTCGCCCGTACTTGGGGACGCAGATCCGGTACTAGAATCGACAGCAGCCAGTGTGGCGGTGATGGATTGCTCTTTGTCATTAAAGCGATCGCTTTCCATCCCAGCAGTATACAGTCGATGCAGTCGCTCGAATGGTGGCTGTGGCGGACGTAAGCCGACAATCCGATTGTTGATCAGTCGATGGAGATTATTGGCAACTGTTAGTTCATCTTGTTTGAGCAATAGCGACAACTGCCGAAAGCTAAACCCAATCAGGATTTTACTCAACTTAACCTTGACATCTGGTGTCAGCAATGGGTGCTCGACATTCATCAGATAAGGACGTTGGTAAGGCGACTGGATTGCTGGTTGCAATGCCTGCCAAGCCTGTAGCTCTGTTTGACATTCCTTGGTCACAAATAAGAAATTGCCACTCCACCAGATTGGAAAGGCCGTATCTCGTGACACCAATTCACTAGTGCCTGACGTAATCAGCAAATAGGGCTGAAGTACTTCTTTGGTAATGCTTTTGACTAATGTCCCCGCAGTTTGCTCGCTGATATGGCCTTGGGCGATCAACCATCGAATTGCTTGATAATCCAAACTGGGATATGTTGCCTCCAAGTTTGCCTCTTTCAACTGCTCTCGCAAATCTGTATAGACCTGATTTGCTAAGATAACTGGGCTAATTCGCCGCAGATGTTGTTCGAGTCGCTCGATCGGTTCGAGCGAGTGATTAGCATAAAATAGCTTACCTTCGTAAAAATAAAGTAACCAAACAATGTCATTGGCAGTAATGCGCAAACAACCTTTAGCCTGGGAAGTAGCTAACTGTTCTAATAACTTAATGGGGTTTAGTGTTCTTTCGGTGTCAGCAACGCTGCTAGAACCCTGGTTCATGGCTCAAACTCATAGCTTAGTGGACTTAATTAACAAATGCACAGCAAGATCGACAATCGATGTGTTCTTTGGCACAGCCTCTACGGGAGAGAGAGTTGACAGTTAGTCATGTTATGTCCTCCTTATATTTCCCTACTTAGATCTAAAAAACGACATTTGGGAAATTAAGATTGGTTTGAATAGTCAATAGTCAATAGTAGATAGTAAATAGATAGAGCTGGCTGAGATATTCAGCAAGCCAGTCGCAGCAAGAGGTTTGAGCTATTTTCCAGGAATGAAGTATAAGGAAAATGAGTAAAATAAGTCAAAAAGCAAGGATTTGAGGAGCGGAGTATGTACAGACAAAAGGAAGTACCAGAAGTTACAGCAGCGGCGTTCGGGCTACCGTGGTAAGGATTATTAACAAAATGGGCGTTGCTGATTTCAAGTATGATTTCTTACTTTGGCAATCTCTTCTCCCCGCTGTCTTGTCTTGTCTTGTCTCGCATAATCCGGGAGGGAACCTCTAGGTCGATGCGTCGCTGATGCGCGCTCGTCGCTCCTCGCTTTCCTGCCTAGTATTATGCGGTAGAAGTTAACCAACTATTTTTTTCCCCGCTGCCCGCTCTCCGCTCTCCGCTCTCCGCTCCCCGCAAAATAGTAACCTTATTTACGCCGTAGACTACTAGCCTTTCATACATCAATCCAGCAACGCCAGAAATTGCATTGAGGGTAAACTCGATCGAGGGAAAAGAAGATTTAGTCTAGGTCGAGTCATGACTAAATTAGATCGTACTTTGGAGAGTGCTATTGCCTTCTCCTTTTTGAGGATGAATTTAGAGACACTGCTGCGGCAGTTTTTTACCAATTTTCATATATTGCTATTAATTCGACATTTTTCATCCCATTTTGATTGTAAATAAAATTATCTGTGCTTGAGACAATTCAATCACAGTTTGTATGTTAATATTTTTCAATCGATCGTTCACTTGTTGAGTCACTTTTTTAACAAGACCTAACTACTGTTTTATGCCACATCAACTCTCACAATTGACGGGAATAATCGCCACTATTGCCACGATCGCACTCGTACAGCCAACAATCGCATCCGCTAAAACTTCAGTCGAGATCGGCGAGACAGCCAGAGCAATTACCGTTCTAATTAACGAACCTGATAGCGTTGGTTCGGGCGTTATCCTGCAACAACAAGGCGATATTTACACCGTTCTCACCGCCGCGCATGTGGTAAAGAATAAAGTTAGTTATCAAATTACCACCTCAGACGATCGATCCTATCAAGTTATTAGTAACTCGATCCGATCTGCTCCTGGCAATATCGATCTGGCTGTCATCAAATTCAAGTCAACAACTAAATATCCAACTGCTAAACTAGGCAACTCTAATGTGCTCAGATCGGGAATGGATCTCTATGTCGGTGGATTTCCAAGTACGAGTAGAGCCATCACCGAGCTAGTATTTGTGTTTAGAGAAGGGAAGGTTTCCGCAAATAGTAATAAAACCTTCGACAGAGGTTATTCCCTCGTCTACAGTAATGATACGCTGCCGGGAATGAGTGGTGGAGCTGTATTAAATAGCGAAGGGGAATTAGTTGCTATTCACGGTAGAGGAGATCGCGATGAAAATAACGTCAAAACTGGATTTAATCTCGGTATTCCGGTCAATCGCTTTGCGACGATCGCCAGTAACATGGGAGTCGATCTCGGCGGACAAGTAGCCACCATTCCCCCAAATACGTCACCGAGAGCGGATGATTACTTTGCATCCGCAGCGCAGAAATACGCGACAGGAGACTATCGGGGCACACTTACTGACTTAGATCGAGCGATCGCCCTCAACCCTCAATCTGTCAATGCTTACATCGGTCGCGGCATGGTCAAATATCAACAGCTCAACGACCCGCAGGGCGCACTTGCGGACTTGAATAGAGCGATTGCCATCGACTCTAAAGTTGCCAATGCCTATAACAATCGCGGCGTTCTTAAAGCTCAAAAGCTCAACGATGCGCGGGGCGGACTTGCTGACTTGGATCGCTCGATCGCCATCGATCCTAAATTTGCCCTCGCATACAACAATCGCGGTAATCTTAAATATCAACAGCTCAACGATGTGCAGGGCGCGCTTGCTGACTTAGATCGCTCGATCGCACTCGATCCTCAAGTTGCCAATACCTACTATAATCGCGCTGTTCTTAAAAGTGAAAAGCTCAACGATGTGCGGGGTACACTTGCGGATCTCGATCGAGCGATCGCCCTCAATCCCAAATATACTTTTTTTTACTACTATCGCGGTAATCTCAAAGCTCAAAAGCTCAACGATGTGCAGGGCGCAATTACTGACTTGAGCCAAGCGATCGCCCTCAACCCTAAATTTGCCAATGCTTACAACAATCGTGGTTTTCTGAAAGCTCAAAATCTCAACGATTTTTCTGGCGCACTTGCTGACTTAAATCGAGCCATCTCGATCGATCCGCAATATGCTAGTGCTTATTTTAATCGAGCAATGATTAAAGCCAAACAAAACAATATTAAAGGTGCGATTTCAGATATGCAGCAGGCGGCGAAATTATACCAACAACAGGGCAAACAACAAGATGCTCGGGATGCGATTGCCCGAATCAAACAATGGCAACAAACTAGCAATAATTCTGGTTCATTTTAGTGAAGAAAAGATCCTTCAAGTCTTGAAGTGCCGATCGAGGATTCCAGCTCTACCCACATCCGCCCCGACCCTGCGATAATATCGATAGTCAAACCCTACCGAGCTAGGGTGAGTAAACTAATGCAAAAAAATCCGATGAGACTGTCCAAAAGCTTATTTGTCACACTTCGCGAAGAACCCGCCGAAGCCGAAATTCCCAGCCATAAATTGCTATTGCGGGCGGGATACATTCGCCGGATTGGGAGTGGCTTGTATGCTTATTTACCCCTGATGTGGCGCGTATTGACGAAGGTACGGCAGATTGTCAAAGAAGAAATGGATGCGACAGGCGCGCAAGAATGTCTGCTCCCCCAACTGCAGCCCGCCGAATTATGGCAACAGTCGGGACGCTGGGATACATATACCCAGGCGGAGGGAATTATGTTCGCCTTTACCGACAGACAAAAGCGGGAAGTGGCTTTAGGGCCGACGCATGAGGAAGTCGTGACGGCTGTAGCGCGCGATCTGATTAAATCTTATCGTCAGTTGCCCCAACATCTGTATCAAATTCAAAGCAAATTTCGCGATGAAATTCGGCCTCGGTTTGGGTTGATGCGCGGGCGAGAATTTATCATGAAAGATGGTTATTCTTTTCATGCCGACGCTGAGAGTCTCAAGGCTACTTATAATGACATGCACGATGCTTATTGCAAGATGCTGACGCGCTGCGGCTTGAAATATCGGGCTGTAGATGCAGACTCAGGCGCGATCGGGGGTTCCGGTTCGCAGGAATTTATGGTGCTGGCGGCTGCGGGTGAAGATGATGTAATGTTTACGGCGGATGGTGAATATGCCGCCAATGTGGAGAAGGCTGTTTCGCTAGCTCCTGAAGCTGTGGCGTCACCTTTTACTAGTTACGAAATCAAGGATACACCCAATACCAATTCGATCGATAAACTTGTTAAATTTCTCGAATGCGATCGAACATCGATCGTCAAGAACCTGATTCAGCAAGCTGTTTATGACAATGGCAAGACAGTTTTAGTATTAATTAGCATTCGGAGCGACCGCGAGGTCAATCAGGTTAAATTAACCAATGAATTAGTTAAATTAGCTCCGAATTATGGAGCTAAAACAGTCATTGCCTTAGAAGTACCAGATGGCGTCGCGATCGACAAATGGGCATCCAAACCATTACCCCTCGGTTATATCGCTCCCGATTTGAGCGATGAATATATCCAATCTAGTCCTAACGTCCATCCGCAGTTCCTCCGCATCGTCGATGAAACCGCTGCCAGTCTGACGAACTTTATCACCGGGACGAACGAACCTGGCAAGCATGTTGTCGGTGCGAATTGGAATACCAATTTCCCCATCCCAGCAGTTAAAGTCGATATTCAGAAGGCTCTAGTTGGCGATCGCGCCATTCACGATCCGACTCAAGTCTTAGAAACCGCACGCGGTATCGAAGTCGGCCATATTTTTCAGCTCGGAACCAAATATTCCCAAGCCATGGGTGCCACCTTTACCAACGAACAGGGCGAGGAGCAGCCATTAGTGATGGGCTGTTATGGCGTGGGCGTATCGC harbors:
- a CDS encoding response regulator, whose product is MNQGSSSVADTERTLNPIKLLEQLATSQAKGCLRITANDIVWLLYFYEGKLFYANHSLEPIERLEQHLRRISPVILANQVYTDLREQLKEANLEATYPSLDYQAIRWLIAQGHISEQTAGTLVKSITKEVLQPYLLITSGTSELVSRDTAFPIWWSGNFLFVTKECQTELQAWQALQPAIQSPYQRPYLMNVEHPLLTPDVKVKLSKILIGFSFRQLSLLLKQDELTVANNLHRLINNRIVGLRPPQPPFERLHRLYTAGMESDRFNDKEQSITATLAAVDSSTGSASPSTGELIEQATYKIACVDDSPTILREINRFLDGDSFKVFPIVDSGTALMKIIRINPDIILLDVGMPTIDGYKLCSMLRKHPAFKKTPIVMVTGNTGIIDRAKAKMAGSTDYMTKPFTQAGLIEMVSRHLMAEHQ
- a CDS encoding tetratricopeptide repeat protein, with the translated sequence MPHQLSQLTGIIATIATIALVQPTIASAKTSVEIGETARAITVLINEPDSVGSGVILQQQGDIYTVLTAAHVVKNKVSYQITTSDDRSYQVISNSIRSAPGNIDLAVIKFKSTTKYPTAKLGNSNVLRSGMDLYVGGFPSTSRAITELVFVFREGKVSANSNKTFDRGYSLVYSNDTLPGMSGGAVLNSEGELVAIHGRGDRDENNVKTGFNLGIPVNRFATIASNMGVDLGGQVATIPPNTSPRADDYFASAAQKYATGDYRGTLTDLDRAIALNPQSVNAYIGRGMVKYQQLNDPQGALADLNRAIAIDSKVANAYNNRGVLKAQKLNDARGGLADLDRSIAIDPKFALAYNNRGNLKYQQLNDVQGALADLDRSIALDPQVANTYYNRAVLKSEKLNDVRGTLADLDRAIALNPKYTFFYYYRGNLKAQKLNDVQGAITDLSQAIALNPKFANAYNNRGFLKAQNLNDFSGALADLNRAISIDPQYASAYFNRAMIKAKQNNIKGAISDMQQAAKLYQQQGKQQDARDAIARIKQWQQTSNNSGSF
- the proS gene encoding proline--tRNA ligase — encoded protein: MRLSKSLFVTLREEPAEAEIPSHKLLLRAGYIRRIGSGLYAYLPLMWRVLTKVRQIVKEEMDATGAQECLLPQLQPAELWQQSGRWDTYTQAEGIMFAFTDRQKREVALGPTHEEVVTAVARDLIKSYRQLPQHLYQIQSKFRDEIRPRFGLMRGREFIMKDGYSFHADAESLKATYNDMHDAYCKMLTRCGLKYRAVDADSGAIGGSGSQEFMVLAAAGEDDVMFTADGEYAANVEKAVSLAPEAVASPFTSYEIKDTPNTNSIDKLVKFLECDRTSIVKNLIQQAVYDNGKTVLVLISIRSDREVNQVKLTNELVKLAPNYGAKTVIALEVPDGVAIDKWASKPLPLGYIAPDLSDEYIQSSPNVHPQFLRIVDETAASLTNFITGTNEPGKHVVGANWNTNFPIPAVKVDIQKALVGDRAIHDPTQVLETARGIEVGHIFQLGTKYSQAMGATFTNEQGEEQPLVMGCYGVGVSRLAQAAVEQSYDKDGIIWPVAIAPYHAIICVPNIADAQQMEVAERLYSELNQLGVETILDDRDERAGVKFKDADLIGIPFRIVTGRSLKDGKVEVVQRATKQSQDIAVENVGATIKDWIGN